A window from Mixophyes fleayi isolate aMixFle1 chromosome 12, aMixFle1.hap1, whole genome shotgun sequence encodes these proteins:
- the LOC142108360 gene encoding uncharacterized protein LOC142108360, translated as MENHWILKSLDGSSNTNTTERCPCPLYSQDCTEENHSIPQDDVMTGIKLEFIEGRKETYVRGDQQCKEKEISIDWIPNSWASGSECMQVPHTVADDVLTDIKIKIIEGEEETYVRGDQQCKEEEIPTDIGTADGCKRKNILGEQLILSTDFEMEDYNITQDSTGENPITLNIYPILYSGDKSSELSNHEECNPDNIDIVTHRTAHTDDTLFPCSEGGKSCTVKLSLHKHQKSHIAENPFTCSKCGKCFAYKSKLVEHQRTHTGEKPFQCSECGKCFVYKSNLVEHRRSHTDETQFPCSECEKCFVQKSKLIRHQTYQTWKFHGIGPVYYQ; from the exons ATGGAGAATCACTGGATTCTcaaatcactgg atggatccagtaacacaaATACCACAGAGAGATGTCcgtgtcctctttattcacaggattgtacagaggaaaatcacagtattcCACAG GATGACGTCATGACTGGTATTAAATTAGAATTTATAGAGGGAAggaaagagacgtatgtgaggggtgatcagcagtgtaaggagaaGGAAATCAGcatag ATTGGATCCCCAACAGCTGGGCCTCAGGCTCTGAGTGCATGCAGGTACCTCACACAGTGGCT GATGAcgtcctgactgatattaaaataaaaattatagagggagaggaagagacgtatgtgaggggtgatcagcagtgtaaggaggaggaaatccctacagatatcggcacag caGATGGATGTAAACGCAAGAATATCTTGGGGGAGCAACTGATTTTATCTACAGATTTTGAAATGGAAGATTACAACATCACTCAAGATTCTACAGGAGAAAACCCAATTACCCTAAATATATATCCAATACTTTACAGTGGAGATAAATCATCTGAACTCTCTAATCATGAGGAATGTAATCCTGATAacatagatattgttacacatcgtacagctcatacagatgatacattatttccatgttctgagggtGGGAAAAGCTGTACAGTTAAATTATCTCTTCATAAACATCAGAAAAGTCACATAGCTGAGAACCCTTTTACATGTTctaagtgtgggaaatgttttgcatataaatCAAAGCTTGtcgaacatcagagaactcacacaggtgagaaaccattccaatgttctgagtgtgggaaatgttttgtatataaatcaaatcttgttgaacatcggaGATCTCACACAGATGAGACacaatttccatgttctgagtgtgagaaatgttttgtacagaaatcaaaacttattagacatcagacGTATCAAACATGGAAATTCCACGGCATAGGACCAGTGTATTATCAATAA